In a genomic window of Ipomoea triloba cultivar NCNSP0323 chromosome 3, ASM357664v1:
- the LOC116013048 gene encoding uncharacterized protein PF11_0207-like: MQPRGGYNDQFSNPYGYEDNEDFRAQYQPRSPPPPWARYDDQRMAYDDYYRPKRNQSHYDETQDHYRNQHEGDYEEYISQERYHHAPPQNFYSQNVYPHNSYSEQIHYSQSPRNEKYVPYMRDEHYPSYTQNPQYPPYSQDHQDYPYYSNHYENEEYMMQPYEEEITEDTKNKILAIMEEFKQDMTNMREEWSDSFDPSDDDDENCVDPCENNFFVSLNENDVLESFTFDDESLSNELTNDLHEICGDDDVNIEASLCDLNDIECVTFHDNCLDDALYIHDLIGKDRSEVVKNENVKEEVEEKEEIRNESVREEVEEKVKNDQKEFGEEKKNEKKKKKGKLEDNSILRDMDSCKPLEESMLCIELKEFANARHLRAYLEERVDGAKGLVPVQI, encoded by the exons atgcaaccaaggggaggctaTAATGATCAAttttctaacccctatggttatgAAGATAATGAGGACTTTAGAGCACAATATCAACCAAGAAGTCCACCACCACCTTGGGCTCGCTATGATGATCAACGGATGGCATATGATGATTATTACCGTCCGAAAAGAAACCAAAGCCATTATGATGAAACTCAAGACCACTATCGAAATCAACATGAAGGAGACTATGAGGAATACATATCCCAAGAAAGATATCATCATGCTCCACCACAAAATTTCTATTCACAAAATGTCTACCCTCATAACTCTTACTCCGAACAAATTCACTATTCACAATCCCCTCgaaatgagaaatatgtcccATACATGCGAGATGAACACTACCCTTCATACACTCAAAATCCCCAATACCCTCCATATTCTCAAGATCATCAAGACTATCCATACTACTCCAACCACTATGAGAATGAGGAGTACATGATGCAACCATATGAGGAGGAAATCACGGAAGACACGAAGAACAAGATATTGGCAATAATGGAAGAATTTAAGCAAGACATGACCAATATGAGGGAAGAGTGGAG TGATTCATTTGACCCctccgatgatgatgatgaaaattgtgtTGATCCTTGTGAAAACAATTTTTTCGTTTCTTTAAATGAGAATGATGTTCTTGAGTCTTTTACTTTTGATGATGAATCTTTGTCAAATGAGCTTACTAATGATTTGCATGAGAtatgtggtgatgatgatgtcAATATCGAGGCTAGCTTGTGTGATTTAAATGATATTGAATGTGTGACTTTCCATGATAATTGCCTTGATGATGctttatatattcatgatttgatCGGTAAAGATCGGAGTGAAGTGGTTAAAAATGAGAATGTAAAAGAAGAGGTTGAAGAAAAGGAAGAGATAAGAAATGAGAGTGTTAGGGAGGAAGTTGAGGAGAAAGTGAAAAATGATCAAAAGGAGTTTGgtgaagagaagaaaaatgaaaaaaaaaaaaaaaaaggaaagttgGAAGATAATAGCATACTCAGGGACATGGATAGTTGCAAACCTTTAGAGGAGAGTATGCTATGTATTGAATTAAAGGAGTTTGCTAATGCCCGTCATTTAAGGGCATATCTTGAAGAAAGagtggatggggcaaaaggacttgtccccGTCCAA
- the LOC116012449 gene encoding putative late blight resistance protein homolog R1B-12 isoform X2, protein MAWFAVSSLMRTVELEFLSPNPHVVLDDTNAAEALHGRLRELVDFLEKSENQFNAEDVAMQDWKARLKDVALRIEDEIESKVIDSYSGGQSTSTIAESFHSTLEYAIEELTKCVKEDLQVNDSLSSRERIESSSSSSLPTASKLQSTMVGRTAELERIKRLLLKDKSEERLVVTVVGMAGIEESWDLFLQKIHHARLSSEVEAIWRHIVNYFKGLPFTIVIAAGLARAINESLWISKEIDRIFYERMCFDLVQDISKILILSYNNLPNFLKICFLYLGIFPESINIPVKKLIKLCIAEGFVKVEGQRSLEEVAEGFLKDLVSRNLVLIDKISLDGKIKTCKVHGIVHDFCKRKAMEEDLLHVVDGHFGHLHTYHWVSIETMNVSPDDISNRSRSILSVCHNRVDWFTNFKMLRVLDLSSIFCRGLDLICDGLVLLRYLALTIDIVYGGVVEMRILEKSFNLQILVLLTLEERQKSFPIKLSQIWMPMLRHLQFSTVLMLDPPSAVQESLQTIYWLRPSQCTKNVFSRIPNVKVMGIFVPWRWEEIVVVVSPLLDDLINLRKLEKLKINSHLDDPIILPDASAFPEKLKMLTLKGTLVPWDAMEVVCMLPNLEVLKLKSGACIGQHWKLSGDWFPKLKSLLIQEIMELKQWTATDGAFPILERLIIKHCLRLKNIPSTFDELYSLQLIELHGCHSLLVHSANQIQQQQEELLGNDGLVVHNFNTQLKYKANYHDSSYFARQVQEEEDSKLTNDDFFNCFEDDFDNNDIN, encoded by the exons ATGGCCTGGTTCGCCGTGTCTTCACTGATGCGAACGGTAGAGCTTGAGTTCTTATCACCCAACCCACATGTTGTTCTTGACGACACAAACGCAGCGGAAGCACTCCATGGAAGGCTACGTGAGTTGGTTGACTTTCTTGAGAAATCTGAGAATCAATTCAACGCTGAAGACGTGGCGATGCAAGACTGGAAAGCAAGGCTTAAAGATGTTGCCCTGAGAATAGAAGATGAAATTGAATCAAAAGTAATTGATAGTTATAGCGGAGGGCAGAGTACGAGTACTATTGCTGAAAGCTTTCATTCCACCTTGGAATATGCAATTGAAGAGTTGACAAAGTGTGTGAAGGAAGATTTGCAAGTGAATGATAGTCTTTCATCGAGGGAAAGGATTGAAAGTAGTAGTAGTTCCTCCCTTCCCACAGCCTCAAAGCTTCAGAGCACAATGGTAGGGCGCACTGCTGAATTGGAACGTATCAAACGGTTGCTCCTTAAAGACAAATCTGAAGAAAGACTGGTTGTAACAGTCGTTGGCATGGCAGGAATAG AAGAAAGTTGGGATTTATTTCTCCAAAAGATTCATCATGCAAGATTGAGCTCAGAAGTCGAGGCAATATGGAGACACATTGTCAATTATTTCAAGGGATTGCCTTTTACAATTGTTATAGCTGCTGGACTTGCACGAGCAATCAATGAGTCACTATGGATTTCCAAGGAGATTGATAGAATATTTTATGAAAGGATGTGTTTTGATCTTGTTCAAGATATTTcaaaaatacttattttgaGTTATAACAACTTGCCTAACTTTTTGAagatttgttttttatatttgggAATTTTTCCTGAAAGTATTAATATTCCGGTGAAAAAGCTTATCAAATTATGTATAGCAGAAGGGTTTGTGAAGGTAGAAGGTCAAAGGAGCTTAGAAGAAGTTGCTGAGGGTTTTCTAAAAGATCTTGTATCTAGGAATTTAGTTTTGATTGACAAAATTAGCTTAGATGGCAAGATTAAGACATGTAAGGTGCATGGCATAGTACATGACTTTTGTAAGAGGAAAGCAATGGAGGAGGACCTCTTACATGTTGTAGATGGACATTTTGGTCACTTACATACTTATCATTGGGTAAGTATTGAAACGATGAATGTTTCACCTGATGATATCTCCAATAGATCTCGATCCATTTTATCTGTTTGTCATAATAGAGTTGATTGGTTTACAAATTTCAAGATGTTGAGAGTATTGGATTTAAGTAGTATTTTCTGCCGTGGATTGGATTTGATTTGTGATGGTCTAGTTCTTTTGAGATACTTGGCTCTGACAATAGACATTGTATACGGAGGAGTAGTTGAAATGAGGATATTGGAAAAGAGCTTTAATCTACAAATTCTTGTGCTTCTGACATTAGAAGAAAGACAGAAGAGTTTTCCAATCAAACTATCTCAAATTTGGATGCCAATGTTGAGGCATCTACAATTTAGTACGGTGCTTATGCTCGATCCTCCGAGTGCTGTTCAAGAGTCCTTGCAAACAATTTATTGGTTACGCCCTTCCCAATGCACAAAGAATGTATTTTCGAGAATTCCAAATGTAAAAGTGATGGGAATTTTCGTACCGTGGAGGTGGGAGGAAATTGTAGTAGTTGTTTCCCCTTTGTTGGATGATCTTATAAATTTACGGAAGCTTGAGaaactaaaaattaatagcCATCTCGATGATCCTATTATACTCCCAGATGCAAGTGCTTTTCCAGAAAAACTCAAAATGTTGACATTGAAGGGAACTTTGGTGCCATGGGATGCTATGGAAGTTGTTTGTATGTTGCCCAATCTTGAGGTTCTAAAACTTAAGTCTGGAGCTTGTATAGGACAACATTGGAAACTCTCTGGAGATTGGTTTCCTAAATTAAAATCACTGCTCATTCAAGAAATAATGGAGTTGAAGCAGTGGACAGCTACTGACGGTGCTTTCCCTATCCTAGAGCGTCTCATCATTAAACATTGTCTTCGTTTGAAGAATATCCCTTCCACTTTTGATGAACTATACAGTTTGCAATTAATTGAGTTGCACGGTTGTCATTCTTTGCTTGTTCATTCTGCCAACCAAATTCAGCAACAGCAGGAGGAGTTATTAGGAAATGATGGGCTTGTTGTTCACAACTTCAATACTCAG CTGAAGTACAAGGCAAATTATCATGATTCCAGCTACTTTGCAAGGCAAGTTCAAGAGGAAGAGGATTCTAAGCTCACCAATGATGACTTCTTTAATTGCTTTGAAGATGACTTCGACAACAATGACATCAATTGA
- the LOC116012449 gene encoding putative late blight resistance protein homolog R1B-16 isoform X1, whose protein sequence is MAWFAVSSLMRTVELEFLSPNPHVVLDDTNAAEALHGRLRELVDFLEKSENQFNAEDVAMQDWKARLKDVALRIEDEIESKVIDSYSGGQSTSTIAESFHSTLEYAIEELTKCVKEDLQVNDSLSSRERIESSSSSSLPTASKLQSTMVGRTAELERIKRLLLKDKSEERLVVTVVGMAGIGKTTFAQSLYQDPLVKSHFDVLAWATVSTSATYDRCRMFRELLLCIKPKEKEFIHQVNHDDLPDLVRRWLLGHRYLVVLDDIWDNNQWDEIIRSFPEGCNRSRILLTTRHDEVAMYARSYTYCSLNVPFLNSEESWDLFLQKIHHARLSSEVEAIWRHIVNYFKGLPFTIVIAAGLARAINESLWISKEIDRIFYERMCFDLVQDISKILILSYNNLPNFLKICFLYLGIFPESINIPVKKLIKLCIAEGFVKVEGQRSLEEVAEGFLKDLVSRNLVLIDKISLDGKIKTCKVHGIVHDFCKRKAMEEDLLHVVDGHFGHLHTYHWVSIETMNVSPDDISNRSRSILSVCHNRVDWFTNFKMLRVLDLSSIFCRGLDLICDGLVLLRYLALTIDIVYGGVVEMRILEKSFNLQILVLLTLEERQKSFPIKLSQIWMPMLRHLQFSTVLMLDPPSAVQESLQTIYWLRPSQCTKNVFSRIPNVKVMGIFVPWRWEEIVVVVSPLLDDLINLRKLEKLKINSHLDDPIILPDASAFPEKLKMLTLKGTLVPWDAMEVVCMLPNLEVLKLKSGACIGQHWKLSGDWFPKLKSLLIQEIMELKQWTATDGAFPILERLIIKHCLRLKNIPSTFDELYSLQLIELHGCHSLLVHSANQIQQQQEELLGNDGLVVHNFNTQLKYKANYHDSSYFARQVQEEEDSKLTNDDFFNCFEDDFDNNDIN, encoded by the exons ATGGCCTGGTTCGCCGTGTCTTCACTGATGCGAACGGTAGAGCTTGAGTTCTTATCACCCAACCCACATGTTGTTCTTGACGACACAAACGCAGCGGAAGCACTCCATGGAAGGCTACGTGAGTTGGTTGACTTTCTTGAGAAATCTGAGAATCAATTCAACGCTGAAGACGTGGCGATGCAAGACTGGAAAGCAAGGCTTAAAGATGTTGCCCTGAGAATAGAAGATGAAATTGAATCAAAAGTAATTGATAGTTATAGCGGAGGGCAGAGTACGAGTACTATTGCTGAAAGCTTTCATTCCACCTTGGAATATGCAATTGAAGAGTTGACAAAGTGTGTGAAGGAAGATTTGCAAGTGAATGATAGTCTTTCATCGAGGGAAAGGATTGAAAGTAGTAGTAGTTCCTCCCTTCCCACAGCCTCAAAGCTTCAGAGCACAATGGTAGGGCGCACTGCTGAATTGGAACGTATCAAACGGTTGCTCCTTAAAGACAAATCTGAAGAAAGACTGGTTGTAACAGTCGTTGGCATGGCAGGAATAGGTAAGACAACTTTTGCTCAAAGCTTGTACCAAGATCCATTAGTTAAATCTCATTTTGATGTTCTTGCCTGGGCAACCGTGTCTACGTCTGCAACATATGACAGATGTAGAATGTTTCGTGAGCTTTTGTTGTGTATTAAGCCAAAAGAGAAGGAATTCATCCATCAAGTCAACCACGACGACCTACCTGACCTAGTACGTAGATGGTTACTTGGTCATAGGTATCTGGTTGTTTTAGATGACATATGGGACAATAACCAATGGGACGAAATTATAAGGTCATTTCCAGAAGGGTGTAATAGGAGTAGAATATTGTTGACCACTCGACATGATGAAGTGGCCATGTACGCAAGATCGTATACTTACTGTTCTCTAAATGTGCCTTTTTTAAATTCAGAAGAAAGTTGGGATTTATTTCTCCAAAAGATTCATCATGCAAGATTGAGCTCAGAAGTCGAGGCAATATGGAGACACATTGTCAATTATTTCAAGGGATTGCCTTTTACAATTGTTATAGCTGCTGGACTTGCACGAGCAATCAATGAGTCACTATGGATTTCCAAGGAGATTGATAGAATATTTTATGAAAGGATGTGTTTTGATCTTGTTCAAGATATTTcaaaaatacttattttgaGTTATAACAACTTGCCTAACTTTTTGAagatttgttttttatatttgggAATTTTTCCTGAAAGTATTAATATTCCGGTGAAAAAGCTTATCAAATTATGTATAGCAGAAGGGTTTGTGAAGGTAGAAGGTCAAAGGAGCTTAGAAGAAGTTGCTGAGGGTTTTCTAAAAGATCTTGTATCTAGGAATTTAGTTTTGATTGACAAAATTAGCTTAGATGGCAAGATTAAGACATGTAAGGTGCATGGCATAGTACATGACTTTTGTAAGAGGAAAGCAATGGAGGAGGACCTCTTACATGTTGTAGATGGACATTTTGGTCACTTACATACTTATCATTGGGTAAGTATTGAAACGATGAATGTTTCACCTGATGATATCTCCAATAGATCTCGATCCATTTTATCTGTTTGTCATAATAGAGTTGATTGGTTTACAAATTTCAAGATGTTGAGAGTATTGGATTTAAGTAGTATTTTCTGCCGTGGATTGGATTTGATTTGTGATGGTCTAGTTCTTTTGAGATACTTGGCTCTGACAATAGACATTGTATACGGAGGAGTAGTTGAAATGAGGATATTGGAAAAGAGCTTTAATCTACAAATTCTTGTGCTTCTGACATTAGAAGAAAGACAGAAGAGTTTTCCAATCAAACTATCTCAAATTTGGATGCCAATGTTGAGGCATCTACAATTTAGTACGGTGCTTATGCTCGATCCTCCGAGTGCTGTTCAAGAGTCCTTGCAAACAATTTATTGGTTACGCCCTTCCCAATGCACAAAGAATGTATTTTCGAGAATTCCAAATGTAAAAGTGATGGGAATTTTCGTACCGTGGAGGTGGGAGGAAATTGTAGTAGTTGTTTCCCCTTTGTTGGATGATCTTATAAATTTACGGAAGCTTGAGaaactaaaaattaatagcCATCTCGATGATCCTATTATACTCCCAGATGCAAGTGCTTTTCCAGAAAAACTCAAAATGTTGACATTGAAGGGAACTTTGGTGCCATGGGATGCTATGGAAGTTGTTTGTATGTTGCCCAATCTTGAGGTTCTAAAACTTAAGTCTGGAGCTTGTATAGGACAACATTGGAAACTCTCTGGAGATTGGTTTCCTAAATTAAAATCACTGCTCATTCAAGAAATAATGGAGTTGAAGCAGTGGACAGCTACTGACGGTGCTTTCCCTATCCTAGAGCGTCTCATCATTAAACATTGTCTTCGTTTGAAGAATATCCCTTCCACTTTTGATGAACTATACAGTTTGCAATTAATTGAGTTGCACGGTTGTCATTCTTTGCTTGTTCATTCTGCCAACCAAATTCAGCAACAGCAGGAGGAGTTATTAGGAAATGATGGGCTTGTTGTTCACAACTTCAATACTCAG CTGAAGTACAAGGCAAATTATCATGATTCCAGCTACTTTGCAAGGCAAGTTCAAGAGGAAGAGGATTCTAAGCTCACCAATGATGACTTCTTTAATTGCTTTGAAGATGACTTCGACAACAATGACATCAATTGA